A genomic region of Papaver somniferum cultivar HN1 chromosome 7, ASM357369v1, whole genome shotgun sequence contains the following coding sequences:
- the LOC113299717 gene encoding auxin-induced protein 22C-like — MAEKGGLGFEITELRLGLPGVSLKSSSEINKKRAFSETLNDEYSSTTTDHCEDRNNQSKTQIVGWPPVCLHRKKNSNSTNVIIHEEKCNDSDSAKLYVKISMDGAPFLRKLDLNVYERYSDLIVAFEKLFSGFISGEVLNDTDNSEYVPIYEDKEGDWMLVGDVPWTMFTESCKRLRIMKRSNAKQFGLRDEKYETSNGIDNSN; from the exons ATGGCAGAAAAAGgaggtttagggtttgagataaCAGAGCTTAGATTGGGTCTTCCTGGGGTTTCTCTTAAATCATCATCAGAGATTAACAAGAAAAGGGCATTTTCAGAAACGTTAAACGACGAATATAGCTCGACAACTACAGATCATTGTGAAGATCGGAATAATCAAAGCAAGACACAAATTGTTGGTTGGCCACCGGTATGTTTACACAGAAAAAAGAACAGTAATAGTACGAATGTTATCATTCATGAAGAAAAATGTAATGACTCAGATTCAGCTAAACTATATGTAAAAATCTCCATGGATGGTGCACCGTTTTTAAGGAAACTTGACCTTAATGTCTATGAGAGGTATTCTGATCTCATAGTTGCGTTTGAGAAACTCTTCAGCGGTTTCATTTCCG GCGAGGTCTTAAACGACACGGACAATTCAGAGTATGTACCAATTTATGAAGATAAAGAAGGGGATTGGATGCTCGTCGGGGACGTTCCTTGGAC GATGTTTACTGAATCATGCAAGAGATTAAGGATAATGAAAAGATCAAATGCAAAACAATTTGGCTTGCGAGATGAGAAATATGAAACGTCGAACGGAATTGATAATTCAAACTGA